A DNA window from Buttiauxella agrestis contains the following coding sequences:
- the murB gene encoding UDP-N-acetylmuramate dehydrogenase: protein MSTSLKPFNTFGIQANASHIVIAETLLQLKDAWSEAVAAQMPVLLLGEGSNVLFLEDYSGTVIINRIKGIQVTEEDDAWYLHVGAGENWHQLVEYTLQHGMPGLENLALIPGCAGSSPIQNIGAYGVELKSVCDYVDCVDLLSGEMHRLDNSQCQFGYRDSIFKHKYQSHYAIIAVGLRLPKKWLPVLTYGDLTRLDAANVTPQEVFNSVCHMRMTKLPDPRVNGNAGSFFKNPVVTAEQAATLMSTFSAIPHYPQTDGSVKLAAGWLIDQCQLKGYKIGGAAVHKQQALVLINEESASSQNVVDLAHYVRQCVGEKFNVWLEPEVRFIGLSGEVSAVETIA, encoded by the coding sequence ATGAGCACCTCTCTTAAGCCTTTCAATACATTTGGTATTCAGGCTAACGCTTCACATATTGTCATTGCTGAAACGCTGTTGCAGCTAAAAGATGCCTGGAGCGAGGCGGTTGCAGCACAGATGCCGGTGTTGCTACTGGGAGAAGGGAGTAACGTTCTCTTTCTTGAAGATTATTCTGGCACCGTAATTATCAACCGCATAAAAGGCATACAGGTTACCGAGGAAGATGATGCCTGGTATTTACATGTTGGTGCAGGTGAAAACTGGCATCAGCTGGTTGAATATACCTTGCAGCATGGCATGCCAGGACTCGAAAACCTGGCTTTGATTCCGGGCTGTGCAGGATCTTCGCCTATTCAAAATATTGGTGCGTACGGTGTTGAGCTTAAGAGTGTTTGCGATTACGTAGATTGTGTTGATTTACTCAGTGGTGAAATGCATCGTCTGGATAATTCACAGTGCCAGTTTGGTTATCGCGACAGTATTTTTAAGCACAAGTATCAGAGTCACTATGCAATTATTGCCGTCGGTCTGCGTCTACCGAAAAAATGGCTGCCGGTGTTAACTTATGGTGACCTGACCCGCCTTGATGCCGCGAATGTTACCCCTCAAGAAGTGTTCAATTCCGTTTGCCACATGCGTATGACAAAGCTGCCCGATCCGCGTGTTAATGGTAATGCAGGGAGTTTCTTTAAGAATCCTGTGGTGACGGCCGAACAAGCAGCAACGTTAATGTCTACTTTTTCAGCTATTCCACATTATCCGCAGACCGATGGTTCCGTAAAACTCGCCGCTGGTTGGTTAATCGATCAGTGCCAACTGAAAGGCTACAAGATTGGTGGTGCCGCAGTCCATAAACAGCAAGCTCTGGTATTGATAAACGAAGAAAGCGCATCCAGCCAAAACGTTGTGGATCTCGCGCATTATGTTCGTCAGTGCGTTGGAGAAAAATTTAATGTGTGGCTGGAGCCGGAAGTTCGCTTTATCGGGCTATCTGGTGAGGTTAGCGCTGTGGAGACCATTGCATGA
- the secE gene encoding preprotein translocase subunit SecE codes for MSANTEAQGSGRGLEAMKWLAVAALLIVAIVGNYIYRDVSLPLRALAVVVLIAAAGGVALLTTKGKATVAFAREARTEVRKVIWPTRQETLHTTLIVAAVTAVMSLILWGLDGILVRLVSFITGLRF; via the coding sequence ATGAGTGCGAATACCGAAGCTCAAGGAAGCGGGCGCGGCCTGGAAGCGATGAAATGGCTGGCAGTTGCTGCTCTGCTGATTGTGGCGATCGTGGGCAACTACATTTATCGTGATGTATCTCTGCCTCTGCGTGCCCTGGCAGTGGTTGTTCTGATTGCTGCAGCGGGTGGTGTCGCGCTGTTAACGACGAAAGGCAAAGCGACTGTTGCTTTCGCCCGCGAAGCGAGAACCGAAGTTCGTAAAGTGATTTGGCCAACTCGCCAGGAAACTTTACACACCACCTTAATCGTGGCAGCAGTTACCGCTGTAATGTCACTGATTTTGTGGGGGCTGGATGGTATTCTTGTCCGCCTGGTTTCTTTTATTACTGGCCTGAGGTTCTGA
- the nusG gene encoding transcription termination/antitermination protein NusG: MSEAPKMRWYVVQAFSGFEGRVATSLREHIKLHNMEELFGEVMVPTEEVVEIRGGQRRKSERKFFPGYVLVQMVMNDASWHLVRSVPRVMGFIGGTSDRPAPISDKEVDAIMNRLQQVGDKPRPKTLFEPGEMVRVSDGPFADFNGVVEEVDYEKSRLKVSVSIFGRATPVELDFAQVEKA; encoded by the coding sequence ATGTCTGAAGCCCCTAAAATGCGCTGGTACGTCGTTCAGGCGTTTTCCGGTTTTGAAGGCCGCGTAGCAACATCGCTGCGTGAGCATATCAAATTGCACAACATGGAAGAGTTGTTTGGTGAAGTCATGGTTCCGACTGAAGAAGTCGTCGAAATTCGTGGTGGCCAACGTCGCAAAAGCGAGCGTAAATTCTTCCCGGGCTATGTTCTGGTCCAGATGGTTATGAACGACGCGAGCTGGCACTTAGTGCGTAGCGTTCCGCGCGTAATGGGATTCATCGGCGGTACTTCTGACCGTCCTGCACCAATCAGCGATAAAGAAGTTGATGCGATTATGAACCGCCTGCAGCAGGTTGGTGATAAACCGCGTCCTAAAACGTTGTTTGAGCCAGGCGAGATGGTACGAGTCAGCGATGGCCCGTTTGCAGACTTTAACGGTGTAGTTGAAGAAGTAGATTACGAAAAGAGCCGCTTGAAGGTTTCTGTATCTATCTTCGGTCGTGCTACGCCGGTTGAGCTTGATTTTGCTCAAGTAGAGAAAGCCTAA
- the coaA gene encoding type I pantothenate kinase, whose product MSNKEQMLTTPYMHFNRNQWAALRDSVPMTLTEGEIARLKGINEDLSLEEVAEIYLPLSRLLNFYISSNLRRQAVLEQFLGTNGQRIPYVISIAGSVAVGKSTTARVLQALLSRWPEHRRVELITTDGFLHPNKVLKERNLMKKKGFPQSYDMHRLVKFVSDIKSGAPNVTAPVYSHLIYDVIPDGDKTVAQPDILILEGLNVLQSGMDYPHDPHHVFVSDFVDFSIYVDAPEDLLQDWYITRFLKFREGAFTDPDSYFHSYAKLSEDEAVNVALQLWKEINWRNLKENIMPTRERASLIMTKSSNHEVECVRLRK is encoded by the coding sequence ATGAGTAATAAAGAGCAAATGTTGACGACTCCTTATATGCACTTCAACCGCAACCAATGGGCAGCTTTACGCGACTCAGTGCCGATGACCTTGACTGAAGGTGAAATCGCACGGTTGAAAGGTATCAATGAGGACCTCTCTTTAGAGGAAGTGGCAGAAATTTATCTGCCACTTTCGCGTCTATTGAATTTCTATATCAGTTCGAACCTACGCCGCCAGGCAGTACTTGAGCAATTTCTCGGTACGAATGGGCAGCGTATTCCGTATGTTATTAGTATCGCGGGGAGTGTTGCGGTAGGTAAAAGCACCACAGCCCGTGTGTTACAAGCCTTGCTTAGTCGCTGGCCTGAGCATCGTCGCGTAGAGTTAATTACGACTGATGGGTTTCTGCATCCGAATAAAGTGTTGAAAGAACGCAATCTGATGAAGAAAAAGGGATTCCCGCAATCCTATGATATGCATCGTTTGGTGAAATTCGTTTCTGATATTAAATCAGGCGCGCCGAATGTGACCGCCCCAGTTTACTCTCATCTTATTTATGATGTCATTCCCGATGGGGATAAAACAGTTGCTCAGCCTGATATTTTAATTCTTGAAGGATTGAATGTTTTACAGAGCGGCATGGATTACCCACACGATCCGCATCATGTGTTTGTTTCAGACTTTGTCGACTTCTCTATATATGTCGATGCACCTGAAGATCTACTCCAGGATTGGTATATCACTCGCTTCCTGAAATTCCGTGAAGGTGCTTTTACCGACCCAGACTCTTATTTCCACAGCTACGCCAAGCTTTCAGAAGATGAAGCTGTTAACGTCGCATTACAACTCTGGAAAGAGATCAACTGGCGGAATTTAAAAGAAAATATCATGCCTACGCGTGAGCGCGCTAGCTTGATCATGACGAAAAGCTCGAATCATGAAGTCGAGTGTGTTCGACTGAGAAAATAA
- the tuf gene encoding elongation factor Tu, giving the protein MSKEKFERTKPHVNVGTIGHVDHGKTTLTAAITTVLAKTYGGSARAFDQIDNAPEEKARGITINTSHVEYDTPTRHYAHVDCPGHADYVKNMITGAAQMDGAILVVAATDGPMPQTREHILLGRQVGVPFMIVFMNKCDMVDDEELLELVEMEVRELLSAYDFPGDDIPVVRGSALKALEGEAEWEAKIIELAGHLDNYIPEPERAIDKPFLLPIEDVFSISGRGTVVTGRVERGIVKVGEEVEIVGIKDTVKSTCTGVEMFRKLLDEGRAGENVGVLLRGIKREDIERGQVLAKPGSIKPHTQFESEVYILSKDEGGRHTPFFKGYRPQFYFRTTDVTGTIELPEGVEMVMPGDNIQMVVTLIHPIAMDDGLRFAIREGGRTVGAGVVAKVIA; this is encoded by the coding sequence ATGTCTAAAGAAAAATTTGAACGTACAAAACCGCACGTCAACGTCGGTACTATCGGCCACGTTGACCATGGTAAAACCACTCTGACTGCAGCAATCACTACCGTTCTGGCTAAAACCTACGGCGGTTCTGCTCGTGCATTCGACCAGATCGATAACGCACCAGAAGAAAAAGCTCGTGGTATCACCATCAACACTTCCCACGTTGAATATGACACCCCGACTCGCCACTACGCGCACGTTGACTGCCCAGGGCACGCCGACTACGTCAAAAACATGATCACCGGTGCTGCTCAGATGGACGGTGCTATCCTGGTTGTTGCTGCGACTGATGGCCCAATGCCACAGACCCGCGAGCACATCCTGCTGGGTCGCCAGGTTGGCGTTCCATTCATGATCGTGTTCATGAACAAATGTGACATGGTTGATGACGAAGAGCTGCTGGAACTGGTAGAAATGGAAGTTCGTGAACTTCTGTCTGCTTATGACTTCCCGGGCGACGATATCCCAGTTGTACGTGGTTCAGCGCTGAAAGCGCTGGAAGGCGAAGCAGAGTGGGAAGCTAAAATCATCGAGCTGGCTGGCCACCTGGATAACTACATCCCAGAACCAGAGCGTGCTATCGACAAGCCATTCCTGCTGCCAATCGAAGACGTATTCTCCATCTCCGGCCGTGGTACTGTTGTTACCGGTCGTGTAGAGCGTGGTATCGTTAAAGTGGGCGAAGAAGTAGAAATCGTTGGTATCAAAGATACCGTGAAATCTACCTGTACTGGCGTTGAAATGTTCCGCAAACTGCTGGACGAAGGCCGTGCTGGCGAGAACGTTGGTGTTCTGCTGCGTGGTATTAAGCGTGAAGATATCGAACGTGGTCAGGTTCTGGCTAAGCCAGGCTCTATCAAGCCGCACACTCAGTTCGAGTCAGAAGTTTATATCCTGTCCAAAGATGAAGGCGGCCGTCATACTCCGTTCTTCAAAGGCTACCGTCCACAGTTCTACTTCCGTACAACTGACGTGACTGGTACCATCGAACTGCCAGAAGGCGTTGAGATGGTCATGCCGGGCGACAACATTCAGATGGTTGTTACCCTGATCCACCCAATCGCAATGGACGACGGCCTGCGTTTCGCAATCCGTGAAGGCGGCCGTACTGTAGGCGCTGGTGTTGTTGCTAAAGTTATCGCTTAA
- the birA gene encoding bifunctional biotin--[acetyl-CoA-carboxylase] ligase/biotin operon repressor BirA: protein MKDNKIPLTLISILSDGEFHSGEHLGEQLGMSRAAINKHIQTLRDWGVDVFTVPGKGYSLPDPIQLLNEELIKSQIDTGSIAVLPVIDSTNQYLLERLDKLQSGDACIAEYQQAGRGRRGRQWFSPFGANLYLSMYWRLEQGPAAAVGLSLVIGIVMAEVLQELGAENVRVKWPNDLYLNDRKLAGILVELTGKTGDAAQIVIGAGINLAMRNVATDVINQSWINLQEAGINIDRNALAIKIIKELRKALQLFEDEGLVPFLPRWESLDNFINRQVKLIIGDREIHGISRGINEQGGLLLEQDGVIKPWVGGEISLRGVN from the coding sequence ATGAAAGATAACAAAATTCCTCTAACGCTGATTAGCATCCTTTCTGATGGTGAGTTTCATTCTGGCGAACATTTAGGCGAGCAGCTAGGTATGAGCCGAGCTGCTATTAATAAGCATATTCAAACTCTAAGAGACTGGGGCGTGGATGTTTTTACTGTGCCGGGCAAAGGATACAGCCTGCCAGACCCTATCCAGTTACTTAATGAAGAGCTGATAAAGTCGCAAATTGATACGGGATCAATTGCAGTACTCCCAGTGATTGACTCTACTAATCAGTATCTACTTGAAAGGCTAGACAAACTCCAATCTGGTGATGCTTGTATTGCTGAATACCAGCAGGCGGGCCGTGGTCGTCGCGGGCGCCAATGGTTTTCACCTTTCGGGGCCAATCTTTACCTGTCTATGTACTGGCGACTTGAACAAGGGCCAGCAGCTGCGGTGGGCTTAAGTCTCGTTATTGGGATTGTTATGGCCGAAGTTCTGCAAGAGCTAGGTGCAGAAAATGTCAGAGTGAAATGGCCAAATGATCTCTATCTCAACGATCGAAAGTTGGCTGGTATTCTGGTTGAGTTAACCGGTAAAACGGGTGATGCGGCGCAAATTGTTATTGGTGCAGGGATTAACCTTGCAATGCGGAATGTGGCAACGGATGTCATTAATCAAAGCTGGATTAATCTCCAGGAAGCTGGAATTAATATAGATCGTAATGCATTAGCAATTAAAATAATAAAAGAGTTGCGTAAGGCATTACAATTATTTGAAGATGAAGGTTTAGTTCCTTTTCTTCCTCGTTGGGAATCACTCGATAACTTTATTAACCGTCAGGTGAAGTTAATAATAGGTGACAGAGAAATTCACGGTATTTCCAGAGGAATTAACGAACAGGGTGGATTGCTATTAGAGCAGGATGGTGTAATTAAACCTTGGGTCGGTGGTGAAATATCACTGCGCGGCGTTAATTAA
- the rplK gene encoding 50S ribosomal protein L11: MAKKVQAYVKLQVAAGMANPSPPVGPALGQQGVNIMEFCKAFNAKTESLEKGLPIPVVITVYADRSFTFVTKTPPAAVLLKKAAGIKSGSGKPNKDKVGKVTRAQVREIAETKAADMTGSDVEAMTRSIEGTARSMGLVVED; encoded by the coding sequence ATGGCTAAGAAAGTACAAGCCTACGTCAAGCTGCAAGTTGCAGCTGGTATGGCGAACCCAAGTCCACCAGTTGGTCCAGCTCTGGGTCAGCAAGGTGTGAACATCATGGAATTCTGTAAAGCGTTCAACGCAAAAACTGAATCCCTGGAGAAAGGTCTGCCAATTCCGGTTGTTATTACCGTTTATGCTGACCGTTCTTTCACCTTCGTTACTAAAACTCCACCGGCTGCTGTTCTGTTGAAGAAAGCTGCGGGTATCAAGTCTGGTTCCGGTAAGCCGAACAAAGACAAAGTGGGTAAAGTGACCCGTGCTCAGGTGCGTGAAATCGCAGAAACCAAAGCTGCGGACATGACTGGTTCTGACGTTGAAGCGATGACTCGCTCCATCGAAGGTACTGCTCGTTCCATGGGCCTGGTAGTGGAGGATTAA